The following nucleotide sequence is from Magnetospirillum sp. WYHS-4.
CGGTCAGGATGCCGTCCACGAGATGGGCCATGGCAGTTTCCCTTGCCCTACTTCATGTCCGTGGCGCGGACCCAGATAAGCCCCCCCAGTTCGACGTCGGCAGGCTTGCCGTCGGGACCGGGAATTTTCGCGTCGCCATCCACCAGGACAGCGAATCCCCACCAGCCGGCCCGCGGCAGGGCATAGGCGAAAACGCCGTTGGCGTCGGCCTTGACCACCTGGGTGACGAAGGGATCGGCCGGCGCCTTCACTTTCCCCTCGCTGCGGTATTCCACCTCGACCGTCGCCCCCGGCACCGGCTTGCCGTCGCGCCTGACCACGCCCCGAAACAAGTTGCCGGTCCACAGGCCGTAGGGCCGGGCCAAGGGCTCGATCTCCACCGGCAGCCCGACCAGGGCGTCCCAGCCTTCCTCGGTGCCGAAGGCGTTCACCACCACCTTGGTGTAATGGACGATCCATTTGCCTTCGCCCTTTTCCCAATAGGGCGCGGGCTCGACGAAAAACAAGTGATCGCCGGGCGCGGCCAAGCCGTAGCTGGCCTCGTAGGCCGACTTGCCCTGGAGTTTGCGTGGCTTCAGGCTGGCCGACAGGTCCTGCGTCTTGCCGCTGGCCACCACGCCGAAACGCTTGGGAAACGCCATTTCCATCGCCGGTCTGTTGGCCATGGGATGGGTGAAGGCCAGGCCGAGGCGGACCGCCTTGCCATCCTCGGCCGCGACGATGTCGCGATCGGGAATCAACTCCTGGAAATGGGCCTGGGCGGTACCGGCCGCCAACACGATCACCGATCCCATCACCGTCGCGATCCGCATGGACTGCCTCCAGTATGACGAAATATTTTTCGTTCATACAGCATGGCGGCGATGCTGGCAAGTCCCGCGTCAGCAGATGCGTGGTAGTTGCTCGCCGGCCAGCCAATCGACGATGCGGGTGCCGCCGAAGCAGGTTTCCATTTCCACGAAGCGGTGGTCGTCAGCCACCGCCTGGCCGATGACGGCGGCCTCGCGCCCCAAGGGATGGGCCCGCATGGCGGCCAGGACGGCGGGGGCGTCGACGGCCGGGCAGATGCAGATCAGCTTGCCCTCGTTGGCGACGTTGAGGGGATCGAGCCCCAGCAGCTCGCAGGCGCCCTGCACCGCCGGAAGGATCGGGATCGCGGCTTCCTTCAGGCGCATGCCGACTCCCGACTGGTGGGCGATCTCATTCAGGGTGGCCGCAAGCCCCCCACGGGTAGGATCGCGCAGCACATGGATGCCGGGCGCCGCCGCCAGCATGTCGGCCACCAGGCCATGCAGGGCCGCGGAATCGGAGAGGATCTCGGTCTCGAAGGTCAGGTTCTCGCGCTTGGACATGATGGCGACCCCGTGGTCGCCGATGGTTCCCGAAACAAGCACCGCATCGCCCGGCCGGGCGCGATCACCGGAAATCTGGACGCCGTCGGGCACCAGGCCGATGCCGGTGGTGGTGATGAAAACCCCGTCGCCCTTGCCCCTTTGCACCACCTTGGTGTCGCCGGTGACTACCTGCACGCCGGCCTCGCGGGCGGCGCGGGCCATGGATTCGGCGATGCGCTTCAGGTCGCCTAGCGGGAAACCTTCCTCGATGACGAAGCCGGCCGACAGGTAGAGCGGCCGCGCCCCGCCCATGGCCAGGTCGTTGACCGTGCCGTGCACGGCCAGCGAGCCGATGTCGCCGCCGGGGAAGAACAAGGGCGAGATGACGTAGCCGTCGGTGGTCATGGCCATGCGGCCGCCGGGCACCGGGAAAAGGGCTTGGTCGTTCTGCTGGCGCAGGAACTCGTTGTCCAGCGCGGCGGCGAAAATCTCGGCGATCAACTGGGCCATGGCCCGCCCGCCCGCCCCGTGGGACAGGTCGATGCGGCCGTTCTTGAAATCGAGGGGCGTGACATGAGCCTTGCGCATGCCGACATCCTAGCCGGATCGCCGGGACCTGTCATGCGTCCTTCCCCCTTGGCGACGGACTGGGGGTTGCTATGATGGGCGCTCGTGACCGAAAGGATTCGCCGATGACCGCCACCGACGACATTCCCGCCATCATGCGGGGCCTGGGGGAGGCCGCCCGGACCGCCGCCCGCCAACTGGGGCTTGCCTCCTCCGCCCGGAAGGATGCGGCCCTCCGCGCCATGGCGGACGGCATGCGTGCGCGCCGGGACGCCATCTTGGCAGCAAACGCCAAGGACTTGGCGGACGGCGAGGCCAAGGGCCTTACGAAGGCCTTGCTGGATCGCCTGATGCTCAACGAGGCGCGCATCGAGGCGATGGCCAAAGGACTGGAGGACATCGCCGCCCTGCCCGACCCGGTGGGCCAGGAAATGGCCCGCTGGACCCGGCCCAACGGGCTCGACATCGCCCGCGTGCGGGTGCCGCTGGGCGTCATCGGGGTGATCTACGAATCCCGGCCCAACGTGACGGCCGATGCCGGCGGGCTTTGCCTGAAGGCGGGCAACGCGGCGATTCTGCGCGGCGGGTCGGAAAGCTTCCATTCCTCGGTCGCCATCGTCGAATGCCTGGAAGCGGGCCTGCGGTCCGCGGGCCTGCCCGAGGCGGCGATCCAACTGGTTCCCACTCGCGACCGGGCGGCGGTGGGCGAGATGCTGAAAATGGTGGGGGTCATCGACGTCATCGTGCCGCGCGGCGGCAAGTCGCTGGTGGAACGGGTGATGACGGAAAGCCGCATTCCCTTGTTCATGCACCTGGAAGGCATCTGCCATACCTATCTGCACGAAAAGGCCGATCCTGAACTGGCCCGCAAGGTGGTGCTGAACGCCAAGATGCGCCGCACCGGCATCTGCGGCGCCACCGAGACCTTGCTGGTCGACCGCGCCGTGGCAGCCCGCCTGTTGCCGCCCATCCTGGACGACCTGATCGCCAAGGGTTGCGAGATCCGGGGCGACGCCGAAACCTGCGCCATCGAGGCCCGGGCCAAGGCGGCGACACCCGAGGACTGGGACACCGAATACCTGGACGCCATCTTGTCGGTGAAGGTGGTGGGCGGCCTGGACGAGGCTATCTCCCATATCGCCGCCCACGGGTCCCAGCATACCGAATCCATCCTGACGGAAGACGAGGAAGCGGCCGAGAAGTTCCTGGCCGAAGTGGACAGCGCCATCGTCATGGTCAACGCCTCCACCCAGTTCGCCGACGGCGGCGAGTTCGGCATGGGGGCGGAAATCGGCATCTCCACCGGCCGCATGCATGCCCGGGGTCCCGTGGGCGTGGAACAGCTCACCACCTTCAAGTACAAGGTGCGCGGCTCGGGCCAGTGCCGGCCGGGATGACGCGGCGCGTCGGCCTTCTGGGCGGTTCGTTCAACCCGGCCCATGCCGGGCACCGCCACGTCAGCCTGCATGCCCTGCGGCGCCTGCGCCTGGACGAAGTCTGGTGGCTGGTCTCGCCGCAGAATCCCCTGAAGCCGGCGGACGGCATGGCGCCCCTCGGCGAGCGGCTGGCGGAAGCGGCGCGCATCGCCGCCCACCCCCGCATCCGTCCCACCGCCATCGAGACCGAACTGGGCACCCGCTACACGGCCGATACCCTGAAGGCCCTGCGGAACCGCTTTCCCGGCCTACGCTTCATCTGGCTGATGGGGGCAGACAATCTGGTGCAGATGCCCCGCTGGCGGCGCTGGATGGCGATCTTCCATACCGTGCCGGTTGCGGTCTTCGCCCGGCCATCCTATTCTCTAAGAGCGCTGTCGGGAACGGCGGCGCGGCATTTCGCCGGATTCCGCATCGACGGGCCGGGAAGGGGCGCCCTGGCGGATCGCATACCGCCCGCCTGGGCGTTCCTGGGGATTCCCCCGCATCCCGAGTCCTCGACGCGTATCCGGGCGGCCGGGACCGCTGGAAAAGAAAGGAAAAGACGATAACACCTCGAACGCGCAAGGCATCGGCTCCGGCGACCCTGCTGAAGCTGGTGCAGAAATCCCTGGATGACGACAAGGCCCAGGACATGGTCGTCATCGATCTCGCAGGCAAGTCGTCCCTTGCCGACTATCTGGTCATCGTGACCGGTACCTCGCAGCGCCACGTCTGCGCCATGGCCGAACGTCTCCAGGAAAAGATCAAGGAAGCCGGGGTGAGGAACCCGTCGCTGGAAGGCGTGCCCCAGGGCGATTGGGCTCTGTTGGATGCGGGCGACGTGATCGTCCATCTGTTCCGCGCCGAGGTGCGCGAGTTCTACGGCCTGGAGAAGATGTGGGCGACCTTGCCCGACGCCAAGGAAAAGCCCGTCCGCAAGACGGTCCGCAAGCCCAAGGCCGGGGCCGCCGAGGAAGCCCCGGGCGCGACGGCCTGACGCCCTTGCGCCTGCTGATCGCCGCCGTGGGACGGGCCAAGTCCGGCCCGGAGAAGGCGCTCTACGAGCATTATGCCGGGCGCGTCGCGTTCCCGCTCACGCTCCGCGAGGTGGAGGAAAAGCGCCGCCTTCCCGCCCCCGAACTCAAAAAGCGCGAGGCTGACCTGCTGCTGGGCGCGGTACCCGAAGGCGCGGCCCTGGTGGTGCTGGATTCCCGCGGCAAGCCGCTGTCGAGCGACGGCTTCGCCGACCGGTTGCGCGTCTGGCGGGACGAAGGCCGGCGCGACGTCGCTTTCCTGATCGGCGGCGCCGAAGGCCTGGACGAGACGGTCCGCCGCCAAGGCGACCTGGTGCTGTCCTTCGG
It contains:
- the hypE gene encoding hydrogenase expression/formation protein HypE, with protein sequence MRKAHVTPLDFKNGRIDLSHGAGGRAMAQLIAEIFAAALDNEFLRQQNDQALFPVPGGRMAMTTDGYVISPLFFPGGDIGSLAVHGTVNDLAMGGARPLYLSAGFVIEEGFPLGDLKRIAESMARAAREAGVQVVTGDTKVVQRGKGDGVFITTTGIGLVPDGVQISGDRARPGDAVLVSGTIGDHGVAIMSKRENLTFETEILSDSAALHGLVADMLAAAPGIHVLRDPTRGGLAATLNEIAHQSGVGMRLKEAAIPILPAVQGACELLGLDPLNVANEGKLICICPAVDAPAVLAAMRAHPLGREAAVIGQAVADDHRFVEMETCFGGTRIVDWLAGEQLPRIC
- a CDS encoding nicotinate-nucleotide adenylyltransferase produces the protein MTRRVGLLGGSFNPAHAGHRHVSLHALRRLRLDEVWWLVSPQNPLKPADGMAPLGERLAEAARIAAHPRIRPTAIETELGTRYTADTLKALRNRFPGLRFIWLMGADNLVQMPRWRRWMAIFHTVPVAVFARPSYSLRALSGTAARHFAGFRIDGPGRGALADRIPPAWAFLGIPPHPESSTRIRAAGTAGKERKRR
- a CDS encoding glutamate-5-semialdehyde dehydrogenase, coding for MTATDDIPAIMRGLGEAARTAARQLGLASSARKDAALRAMADGMRARRDAILAANAKDLADGEAKGLTKALLDRLMLNEARIEAMAKGLEDIAALPDPVGQEMARWTRPNGLDIARVRVPLGVIGVIYESRPNVTADAGGLCLKAGNAAILRGGSESFHSSVAIVECLEAGLRSAGLPEAAIQLVPTRDRAAVGEMLKMVGVIDVIVPRGGKSLVERVMTESRIPLFMHLEGICHTYLHEKADPELARKVVLNAKMRRTGICGATETLLVDRAVAARLLPPILDDLIAKGCEIRGDAETCAIEARAKAATPEDWDTEYLDAILSVKVVGGLDEAISHIAAHGSQHTESILTEDEEAAEKFLAEVDSAIVMVNASTQFADGGEFGMGAEIGISTGRMHARGPVGVEQLTTFKYKVRGSGQCRPG
- the rlmH gene encoding 23S rRNA (pseudouridine(1915)-N(3))-methyltransferase RlmH; this translates as MRLLIAAVGRAKSGPEKALYEHYAGRVAFPLTLREVEEKRRLPAPELKKREADLLLGAVPEGAALVVLDSRGKPLSSDGFADRLRVWRDEGRRDVAFLIGGAEGLDETVRRQGDLVLSFGPQTWPHMLVRGLLAEQIFRAQCILAGHPYHRD
- the rsfS gene encoding ribosome silencing factor, which produces MQKSLDDDKAQDMVVIDLAGKSSLADYLVIVTGTSQRHVCAMAERLQEKIKEAGVRNPSLEGVPQGDWALLDAGDVIVHLFRAEVREFYGLEKMWATLPDAKEKPVRKTVRKPKAGAAEEAPGATA
- a CDS encoding DUF4198 domain-containing protein, with the translated sequence MRIATVMGSVIVLAAGTAQAHFQELIPDRDIVAAEDGKAVRLGLAFTHPMANRPAMEMAFPKRFGVVASGKTQDLSASLKPRKLQGKSAYEASYGLAAPGDHLFFVEPAPYWEKGEGKWIVHYTKVVVNAFGTEEGWDALVGLPVEIEPLARPYGLWTGNLFRGVVRRDGKPVPGATVEVEYRSEGKVKAPADPFVTQVVKADANGVFAYALPRAGWWGFAVLVDGDAKIPGPDGKPADVELGGLIWVRATDMK